One window of Psychrobacillus sp. FSL K6-2836 genomic DNA carries:
- a CDS encoding copper resistance CopC family protein: protein MKKILWMTIACVFLFSNSALAHTGLESSTPAQGSTVTEKLNEITLTFLTKIEETSSFTLTNSSNEEMDLNDITVNDNILTGNVIESLENGAYQINWKIIGADGHPMEGVIDFVLEAPEEVEAVEPTTEPIDAVEPNDSSTEEQETTVEADEEESTNSTVGIIVVLVIILALAAWWMTRRNKK from the coding sequence ATGAAAAAGATATTATGGATGACAATTGCATGTGTATTTTTGTTTAGTAACAGCGCACTAGCACATACTGGCTTGGAAAGTTCTACTCCAGCTCAAGGGAGTACGGTTACAGAAAAGCTAAATGAAATTACACTTACATTTTTAACAAAGATAGAAGAGACAAGCTCATTCACACTAACGAATTCATCGAATGAAGAAATGGATTTAAATGATATTACTGTAAATGACAACATTCTGACTGGTAATGTGATTGAAAGCTTGGAAAATGGAGCATATCAAATCAATTGGAAAATAATCGGGGCTGACGGCCATCCGATGGAAGGTGTAATTGATTTTGTATTAGAAGCACCTGAAGAAGTTGAAGCAGTAGAACCAACTACTGAACCAATTGATGCAGTAGAACCGAATGATTCCAGCACCGAAGAGCAGGAAACAACAGTAGAAGCTGATGAAGAAGAGAGCACCAATTCTACGGTAGGAATTATTGTAGTACTAGTCATAATACTGGCACTAGCTGCTTGGTGGATGACTCGGAGAAATAAAAAATGA
- a CDS encoding copper resistance D family protein has translation MMFILTTISEALLYVCFALLMGSYILALFPNDLIPIIIVPRKVKLVAVIGIAIFSFVPLISLIMYLYEDYGLVDSLQSILLTFEVGKSWLFMFIVTLFLGLYILFFEHRRSNFYSIMGILLVLVLIMSVSWSSHASSIQSIKGLITHFTHFTSVVIWVGILFVITWFSQNTNNWLSFLKWFHITALYCFGIIMITGFSLMSFSTPLAAYTDTWMVSYGQSLLIKHLLIIPLIAYAFINGILMKKRLLKNDNFDARPWTKVEFFVLLLIFAATGAMSQQSPPHNLYETINSEGFSSLFLLFHDGIVSSGIAAELVFNTDGLLLLCISAVFLVMSLFSFVKRMPAIFSFIMSLFVVITAYLGLLFSIQIV, from the coding sequence ATGATGTTTATTTTGACAACTATTAGCGAGGCACTTCTTTATGTGTGCTTCGCTTTGTTGATGGGGAGCTATATTCTAGCATTATTCCCAAATGATTTAATCCCTATTATTATTGTTCCTAGAAAAGTAAAATTAGTTGCAGTAATTGGCATAGCAATCTTTTCTTTTGTTCCGCTTATTAGTTTGATCATGTATTTGTATGAAGACTATGGTTTAGTCGATTCATTACAATCTATTTTATTGACCTTCGAGGTAGGTAAATCATGGTTGTTTATGTTTATTGTCACGTTGTTTTTAGGATTGTATATTCTATTCTTTGAACATAGGCGATCAAACTTTTACTCGATTATGGGGATTTTACTAGTTTTAGTACTTATCATGAGTGTAAGTTGGTCAAGTCATGCAAGTTCTATTCAAAGTATTAAGGGGTTAATCACTCATTTCACTCACTTTACATCAGTAGTTATTTGGGTTGGTATATTGTTTGTAATAACTTGGTTCTCCCAAAATACGAATAATTGGCTTTCGTTTTTAAAATGGTTTCATATAACAGCATTATATTGTTTTGGAATAATTATGATAACTGGATTTTCCTTGATGAGTTTTTCAACACCGCTTGCTGCATATACTGATACTTGGATGGTTTCATATGGGCAAAGCCTACTGATCAAGCATCTGCTGATTATTCCACTAATTGCATATGCATTTATCAATGGAATTCTTATGAAAAAACGGTTACTTAAAAACGATAACTTCGATGCTCGACCATGGACAAAAGTAGAGTTTTTCGTCCTTCTCCTAATTTTTGCAGCTACTGGTGCTATGAGTCAACAATCACCACCACATAATCTGTATGAAACAATAAATAGTGAAGGTTTTTCTTCTTTGTTTTTGCTGTTTCATGATGGGATTGTTTCATCGGGCATTGCAGCCGAACTGGTATTTAATACAGATGGACTGCTTTTATTATGTATTTCTGCTGTTTTTCTTGTAATGAGTCTTTTCTCATTCGTGAAAAGAATGCCAGCCATATTTTCCTTTATCATGAGCCTGTTCGTCGTTATTACGGCCTATCTTGGTCTATTATTTAGTATTCAAATTGTATAA
- a CDS encoding GNAT family N-acetyltransferase, with amino-acid sequence MNQEITINEMISSDWGQVREIFIEGIGTANATFRTEAPVWDEWDKDHLNICRFVAKQNEKVVGWVALTPISSMRAFSGVMEVSIYIASSAAGKGVGSRLLQQVIDSSEQNKIWTIQAMIFPENAASINLHKKFGFEEVGTRKQIGKLNGVWRDVVLLERRSNKVGVE; translated from the coding sequence ATGAATCAAGAGATAACTATTAATGAAATGATAAGTTCCGATTGGGGACAAGTCAGAGAGATATTCATCGAAGGTATTGGTACTGCTAATGCCACATTTAGAACAGAGGCACCAGTCTGGGATGAATGGGATAAAGATCACTTAAATATTTGCAGATTTGTTGCTAAACAAAATGAGAAAGTAGTAGGGTGGGTAGCATTAACTCCAATTTCTAGTATGCGAGCATTTTCAGGAGTTATGGAAGTTAGTATTTATATTGCTTCTAGTGCAGCGGGGAAAGGCGTTGGCAGTAGATTGCTACAACAAGTGATTGACTCAAGTGAGCAAAACAAAATCTGGACGATCCAAGCAATGATTTTTCCAGAAAATGCTGCGAGCATAAATTTACATAAAAAATTTGGTTTTGAAGAAGTAGGAACAAGAAAACAAATAGGGAAATTAAATGGAGTTTGGCGTGACGTAGTATTACTTGAGCGTAGAAGTAATAAAGTTGGTGTTGAGTAG
- a CDS encoding nucleoside hydrolase, which yields MVKKVLLFGDIGIDDTVALIYASLTKEIEIVGIVADYGNVSREDAVSNIYYLMKLFDFPQGIPVIRGAEVPLTGEQPTFYPEIHGERGLGPIIPNDDHRLKIENFLEIVNLIENYKDELIIVNIGRLTSLATMFILYRDLMTNVKEFYIMGGAFWIPGNVTTVAEANFHGDPVAVNIVLTYANNITIIPLNATQKAIVTPEMVAYIEQFGKTKIFKPLMDYYTRFYKERDPSLQGSPVHDALTLMAAIHPEMFIFESYPIVVVDDLDGPTRGQSIADTRPYSNNNGEKKHRIAFDIHYEMFFYNFLSVMTGQDLNNGLTEV from the coding sequence TTGGTAAAAAAAGTACTTTTATTCGGAGATATTGGTATCGATGATACAGTTGCTTTAATTTACGCAAGTTTAACTAAAGAAATAGAGATTGTTGGTATAGTTGCCGATTATGGTAATGTATCAAGAGAAGATGCAGTGTCCAATATCTATTATTTGATGAAATTGTTTGACTTTCCACAAGGTATACCTGTTATCCGGGGGGCAGAAGTACCTTTAACAGGTGAACAGCCCACTTTCTATCCAGAAATACACGGGGAGCGTGGACTAGGACCAATCATACCGAATGATGATCACAGATTAAAAATCGAAAACTTTTTAGAAATAGTGAACCTAATTGAAAATTATAAGGATGAACTAATTATTGTAAATATTGGTCGTCTTACTTCACTTGCGACGATGTTCATACTATACAGAGATCTTATGACAAACGTAAAAGAGTTTTATATTATGGGTGGAGCATTTTGGATTCCTGGAAATGTTACAACCGTTGCAGAAGCGAACTTTCATGGGGATCCTGTTGCTGTGAATATCGTCTTGACGTATGCTAATAACATTACAATAATTCCATTAAATGCAACTCAAAAGGCAATTGTAACACCTGAGATGGTTGCGTATATAGAGCAATTCGGAAAAACTAAAATTTTCAAACCATTAATGGATTACTATACTCGTTTTTATAAAGAGCGAGACCCGTCCCTTCAAGGAAGTCCCGTCCATGATGCCCTAACACTAATGGCAGCAATTCATCCTGAAATGTTCATCTTTGAGTCTTATCCTATTGTAGTTGTTGATGACTTGGATGGACCAACTAGAGGACAAAGTATTGCTGATACTCGGCCGTATTCAAATAATAATGGTGAAAAAAAACATCGTATAGCATTCGATATTCATTATGAAATGTTCTTTTACAATTTTTTATCCGTTATGACAGGTCAAGATTTAAATAATGGATTAACTGAAGTATGA
- a CDS encoding Ger(x)C family spore germination protein, with amino-acid sequence MKKYNFCLMLLFLSCLLSGCAETNILDKIGLTTLVGYDLGTEDKMEITAVIREVNPEFQSNVEIITTENDTSKGNRMKANRKLSKKITVGQMRVILFGEKLAKENLHYYIDLNLENANVSNGLFMAVVEDETASLLNYEYKNIDDIGQHIFRLLEQNISQEYMISPTLHETAHDFYSIGRDIAMPIIKRNEEHIEMSGIALFKGGTMVSSLPVKDSFFVKLVRDSFKSGFFETKLKEEEIPPGLLKKPASEIPIVFDAIRSKRELKLIDASTSTPEFDLNLKLKARVLEIYPDVNLGDPELVTKLEKAISKNLSSEISRVIAHAQEVESDIFGFGEKYRSKVRNSDLTKEKWREMFKNMKVNVDIDFVILRNGVFE; translated from the coding sequence ATGAAAAAGTATAATTTCTGTCTCATGCTTCTTTTTTTATCTTGTCTATTATCTGGATGTGCTGAGACAAATATTCTTGATAAAATAGGGTTGACGACTTTAGTTGGCTATGATTTGGGAACCGAAGATAAAATGGAGATTACTGCAGTTATTCGCGAAGTGAATCCTGAATTTCAAAGTAATGTGGAAATTATTACAACAGAAAATGACACTAGTAAGGGTAATCGGATGAAAGCTAATCGAAAACTATCTAAAAAAATTACGGTTGGTCAAATGAGGGTCATTTTGTTCGGCGAAAAGTTGGCTAAAGAAAACCTCCATTACTACATTGACTTAAACTTAGAAAATGCAAATGTAAGTAATGGTCTATTTATGGCTGTGGTAGAAGATGAGACGGCATCATTACTCAATTATGAATATAAAAATATTGATGATATTGGGCAGCATATATTTAGGCTATTAGAACAAAATATCAGTCAGGAATATATGATCTCTCCTACTCTTCATGAAACTGCACACGATTTTTATTCCATTGGTAGGGATATTGCTATGCCAATTATAAAAAGAAACGAAGAACACATTGAAATGAGTGGGATAGCTCTATTCAAAGGTGGCACAATGGTTAGTTCACTTCCAGTGAAGGATAGTTTTTTCGTAAAGCTTGTGAGAGATAGTTTTAAGTCAGGATTTTTTGAGACTAAGTTAAAGGAAGAAGAAATCCCCCCCGGTTTACTGAAAAAACCTGCGAGCGAAATTCCAATTGTATTTGATGCCATTCGCTCAAAAAGAGAATTGAAATTAATCGATGCTTCCACTTCCACACCTGAATTTGACCTAAACCTAAAGTTAAAAGCAAGAGTATTAGAAATATATCCAGATGTAAATCTAGGTGATCCTGAACTTGTAACGAAACTTGAAAAAGCAATCAGTAAAAACCTATCAAGTGAAATATCCAGAGTTATTGCCCATGCTCAGGAAGTGGAATCTGATATTTTTGGCTTTGGTGAAAAATATAGAAGCAAAGTGAGGAACTCTGATCTGACTAAGGAAAAATGGCGGGAGATGTTTAAAAACATGAAAGTAAATGTGGATATAGATTTTGTTATATTAAGAAACGGAGTTTTTGAGTAA
- a CDS encoding GerAB/ArcD/ProY family transporter, whose amino-acid sequence MKNPIRLSSKDMINAYLLFFVIHSAQVGVGIQGFQRIIYQDAKHDAWISVLLAGLATHIVAFCMIKTLEVYGSNDLYGIQQDIFGIWIGNFLNALYVVYCFIAFFSVLRNYIEVIQAWIFPNLGTWFLSATLLLIIIYAFTGGLRVVVGVSFFSVVLALWIFPMLIFPMKFSSSEALFPILETNFSSILKGAKSMTFTIIGFEILNVIYPFIKEKKKVKKYVHLGLLATTIIYLSVMMVSITYYSEGKLLKTIWATLTLFSFISFPFMERFEFVAVCFWMLIILPNLCLYLWAAYRGTIRLVKISGTKFVWIFSLLIFIGTLIVQTRTQINSINTHFGQIAFYIVFIYPILLFMITMLKKKFTSRKGQRDEKV is encoded by the coding sequence GTGAAGAATCCAATACGACTTAGTTCTAAAGATATGATAAATGCATATTTACTTTTTTTTGTGATTCATAGTGCTCAAGTTGGAGTGGGGATACAGGGGTTCCAACGTATTATATATCAAGATGCTAAGCACGATGCATGGATATCAGTGTTACTTGCAGGTCTTGCAACCCACATTGTTGCTTTTTGCATGATTAAGACACTAGAAGTGTACGGTTCCAATGACCTTTATGGAATTCAACAAGATATTTTTGGAATTTGGATTGGTAATTTTTTAAATGCCCTTTATGTAGTGTATTGTTTTATAGCATTTTTCTCCGTTTTACGAAATTATATTGAAGTTATTCAAGCCTGGATTTTTCCTAATTTAGGTACTTGGTTTCTTTCAGCCACCTTATTACTTATCATTATATATGCGTTTACAGGTGGACTTCGAGTAGTAGTCGGCGTTTCTTTTTTTAGTGTCGTACTCGCACTTTGGATCTTTCCAATGTTAATTTTCCCTATGAAATTTTCTTCATCGGAAGCCCTTTTTCCTATTTTGGAGACAAACTTTAGCTCTATATTAAAAGGAGCAAAATCCATGACGTTTACGATTATTGGCTTTGAAATCTTAAATGTGATTTATCCCTTCATCAAAGAAAAGAAAAAAGTCAAGAAGTATGTGCATTTAGGTTTGTTAGCTACGACCATTATTTATCTTTCCGTCATGATGGTATCGATTACCTATTATAGTGAAGGAAAGTTACTTAAAACAATATGGGCGACATTGACATTGTTTAGTTTTATCAGTTTTCCATTTATGGAGCGATTTGAGTTTGTTGCGGTTTGTTTTTGGATGCTGATCATTTTACCTAATCTTTGTCTTTATCTTTGGGCTGCTTATCGGGGGACTATACGATTAGTCAAAATAAGCGGAACGAAATTTGTTTGGATATTCTCTTTACTTATTTTCATCGGTACATTAATAGTTCAGACTCGCACACAGATAAATTCGATTAACACTCATTTTGGACAAATTGCTTTCTATATTGTGTTTATATATCCTATTCTCTTATTTATGATCACTATGTTGAAGAAAAAATTCACATCAAGGAAGGGACAAAGAGATGAAAAAGTATAA
- a CDS encoding spore germination protein yields the protein MKFKLPFNKKQTPKVLYKTNLDTKMISSSNDGFIQQIKDATHNPFDLIIKSIPPNLTIIYIDNLVKDQTLNEHIISNLQNKHNETPETIKDALSIPEVNISGQLEKTIESIIHGSVLIHLDGYPQAIIANITTRESRSLAAPENESQVIGAQVGFNESLSTNISLIRRYIASSDLCNEKFTIGKRTNTSVALLYMNGIADDQMINSLKQRITSLEIDALIDSAVLSEMIDDNSLSVFPQMLLTERPDRFCDGLLNGKIGLIVDGSSMAIICPQSFVEFFQSQEDQNLRWHIATFARLLRFTAILLSVFLTPIYVGALTFHYEVIPQAFLVPLSESRALVPFPPVFEALLLEFIIELLREAGARLPTKIGQTIGIVGGIVIGTAAVQAGITSNILLIFVALSALASFTTPSYMMGNVIRLIRFPIIILAGFWGFYGIMLAFCFILIHLLRQSSMGAPYLSPFYPPRLKDMRNSIIRMPLPFTAKRPALTRPTNEEKYNPQPIKPDKS from the coding sequence ATGAAATTTAAACTACCTTTCAATAAGAAACAGACGCCTAAAGTATTATATAAAACTAACTTAGACACTAAAATGATTTCTTCCTCTAATGATGGTTTTATTCAGCAGATAAAAGATGCTACTCATAATCCATTTGATTTAATCATTAAATCTATACCACCCAATCTTACGATTATTTATATAGATAATTTAGTTAAAGACCAGACCTTAAACGAGCATATCATATCAAATTTACAGAATAAACATAATGAAACACCGGAAACTATTAAAGATGCTCTCTCCATACCTGAAGTTAATATATCCGGTCAACTAGAGAAAACGATTGAATCAATCATTCATGGATCTGTCCTTATACATCTGGACGGTTACCCTCAAGCAATAATAGCAAATATCACCACACGAGAATCCCGAAGTTTGGCAGCACCTGAAAATGAATCACAAGTAATAGGTGCTCAGGTAGGATTTAATGAAAGCCTTTCTACAAATATTTCCTTGATCCGTCGCTACATAGCGAGTTCTGATCTTTGTAACGAAAAATTTACAATTGGGAAGCGCACAAATACATCAGTTGCATTATTGTACATGAATGGTATTGCTGATGATCAAATGATAAATTCACTGAAGCAAAGAATCACAAGTCTTGAAATAGATGCGTTAATCGACAGTGCTGTTCTTTCAGAGATGATTGATGATAACTCGTTATCGGTTTTTCCACAAATGCTATTGACTGAAAGACCTGATAGGTTTTGCGACGGTCTGTTAAATGGCAAAATAGGTCTAATTGTGGACGGTAGTTCTATGGCTATCATATGTCCTCAGTCGTTTGTCGAATTCTTTCAAAGTCAAGAAGATCAAAATCTAAGATGGCATATTGCAACATTTGCTCGGTTATTAAGATTTACGGCCATACTTTTATCAGTTTTTTTGACACCAATATATGTAGGGGCACTGACCTTTCATTATGAAGTAATCCCACAAGCCTTCTTGGTTCCACTTAGTGAATCGAGAGCATTAGTTCCATTTCCACCTGTGTTTGAAGCATTGCTTCTTGAATTTATAATTGAATTACTTAGAGAGGCTGGAGCGAGATTACCAACAAAAATTGGACAAACTATCGGTATTGTTGGCGGTATCGTAATTGGGACAGCAGCTGTCCAAGCAGGAATTACAAGCAATATACTACTCATTTTTGTCGCTTTAAGCGCATTAGCATCATTTACAACTCCAAGTTATATGATGGGCAATGTTATCAGACTCATTCGTTTCCCAATTATCATACTAGCAGGATTTTGGGGTTTTTATGGTATTATGCTTGCTTTTTGTTTTATCCTCATTCATCTTTTGCGTCAATCCAGTATGGGTGCACCATATTTATCTCCTTTTTATCCGCCAAGGTTGAAAGATATGCGAAATAGTATCATAAGAATGCCTTTACCGTTCACTGCAAAAAGACCGGCTCTTACAAGACCGACAAATGAAGAGAAATACAATCCCCAACCTATAAAGCCTGATAAAAGTTGA
- a CDS encoding DUF2975 domain-containing protein — MKRGSTLFLKVAVILMGIPVLAMCLFLLPQIADEANEAAERGSDLAFVVYGILLVMYVSAVPFYFALYQSFNLLSLIDKNQAFSELSVGALKKIKHCAIIISCLYVVALPFVYIMAEVDDAPGLIIIAMIPIFASMVIAFFAAVLQRLLKKAIDIKEENDLIV; from the coding sequence ATGAAACGAGGATCAACACTTTTTTTAAAGGTAGCTGTTATTCTTATGGGAATCCCCGTTCTTGCTATGTGTCTTTTTTTGTTGCCTCAGATAGCTGATGAAGCTAATGAAGCAGCAGAAAGAGGTTCAGATTTGGCTTTTGTGGTATATGGCATTTTATTGGTTATGTATGTTTCGGCTGTTCCATTTTACTTCGCTTTGTATCAATCTTTTAACCTTTTAAGCTTAATAGACAAGAACCAAGCTTTCTCGGAATTATCTGTAGGAGCTCTAAAGAAAATCAAACACTGCGCCATCATAATTAGTTGCTTGTATGTGGTAGCTCTACCATTCGTCTATATCATGGCGGAGGTAGACGACGCGCCAGGTCTCATAATAATTGCAATGATTCCCATTTTTGCTTCCATGGTGATTGCATTCTTTGCTGCTGTTCTTCAAAGGCTTCTAAAAAAAGCAATAGATATAAAAGAGGAAAATGATTTAATAGTCTAA
- a CDS encoding helix-turn-helix domain-containing protein, which yields MAIIINIDVMLAKRKMSVTVLSERVGITMANLSILKNGKAKAIRLSTLEAICKALECQPGDLLEYKTDEESLG from the coding sequence ATGGCAATTATTATCAATATTGATGTGATGCTTGCTAAACGAAAAATGAGTGTGACGGTACTTTCTGAGAGAGTTGGAATCACAATGGCAAACCTTTCTATCTTGAAAAATGGAAAGGCAAAAGCGATTCGCTTATCCACTTTAGAGGCGATTTGCAAAGCTTTAGAATGTCAGCCTGGAGATCTTTTAGAATACAAAACCGACGAAGAATCTCTGGGATAA
- a CDS encoding ArsR/SmtB family transcription factor: MDGTRPIRDVYDAVADPTRRKLLQMLADTEELPLHEITVHFQMGRTAVSKHLAILKDAGLVKHRKVGRETRYRLNATPLQEIQDWVSFYEGFWKERIAKLSLLLEEKK; encoded by the coding sequence TTGGACGGAACAAGACCTATCAGAGATGTTTATGACGCTGTTGCCGATCCTACAAGGAGAAAATTACTTCAAATGTTAGCAGATACCGAAGAATTACCGCTACATGAGATAACAGTTCATTTTCAAATGGGTCGCACAGCAGTTTCTAAGCATCTTGCTATCCTAAAAGATGCCGGTCTCGTAAAACACCGAAAGGTTGGCAGGGAAACGCGTTATCGTCTGAATGCCACTCCACTCCAAGAAATTCAAGATTGGGTATCTTTTTACGAAGGATTCTGGAAAGAAAGAATTGCTAAACTAAGTCTTTTATTGGAGGAAAAAAAATGA
- a CDS encoding SRPBCC family protein — MKPDVSLDFQFTSSIEQVWNALTDSDTLAKWIWKNDFKPVVGHKFQFRAEPNEWWNGIVDSEVLVVDEPNKLSYTWESAGESTTVTWTLTKGSDGNTHLHFDQTGFSEETKARQGAIEGAKYSWIQMGDQLEKVLAEQ; from the coding sequence ATGAAACCAGATGTATCACTAGATTTTCAATTCACAAGCTCAATCGAGCAAGTGTGGAACGCTTTAACAGATTCGGATACTCTTGCAAAATGGATATGGAAAAATGATTTCAAACCAGTCGTTGGGCATAAATTTCAATTCCGAGCTGAGCCAAATGAATGGTGGAATGGGATTGTAGATAGTGAAGTATTAGTAGTGGATGAGCCCAACAAGCTTTCTTATACATGGGAAAGTGCAGGTGAAAGCACTACTGTAACATGGACTTTGACAAAAGGTTCGGATGGAAATACTCATTTACATTTCGATCAAACTGGATTCAGTGAAGAAACAAAAGCACGTCAAGGAGCTATCGAGGGAGCTAAGTATAGTTGGATACAAATGGGTGATCAGCTCGAAAAAGTGTTAGCGGAACAGTAA